From one Humulus lupulus chromosome 8, drHumLupu1.1, whole genome shotgun sequence genomic stretch:
- the LOC133798698 gene encoding uncharacterized protein LOC133798698 has protein sequence MAVPQNPTNLQEEEVQAEAPSHHPSPPPDELFEVSTTVDPSYVISLIRKLLPTTQAQAQPQKESMELDQQQEQQQQHHNHHDHDSLSLGVGDQAWEDYGCILWDLAANKTHADFMVENLLLQVLSANLMVQQSARAIEICLGIIGNLACHEGPMRLIVSTNGLIELIVNQLFLDDTQCLCEACRLFSLGLRSSESSTWAAAIQSEHVLCRILWIAENSLNLQLVEKTVELLLAIIESSQEVMQILLPPLIKMGLPSALLSLLACEISQLMNEKVLERLSILDVTLRAIEAISVIDGHSEEISSSKELFQLVCQLVKISDKAEVANSCVTAAVLIANILSDVPDLASEISNDLNFLQGLLDIFPFASDDLEARSALWSIMAGLLLQVQESEMSLSALCEYVSVLASKSDLIEDDLLDYQLDGSKSNARTTALRRMINILNLWTVSKDEPKENDQMAAENQTINADISRLLDCCRKHTE, from the exons ATGGCAGTTCCCCAAAACCCAACGAATTTACAAGAAGAAGAGGTTCAGGCTGAGGCCCCATCGCATCACCCTTCTCCTCCGCCCGACgag CTATTCGAGGTCTCCACGACAGTGGATCCTAGTTATGTAATCTCTCTCATTCGGAAACTGTTACCAACTACTCAGGCTCAGGCTCAGCCTCAAAAAGAGAGCATGGAGCTTGATCAGCAGcaggaacaacaacaacaacaccaTAATCATCATGATCATGATTCTCTCTCACTCGGAGTTGGAGACCAGGCTTGGGAAGACTATGGCTGCATCTTATGGGATCTTGCTGCTAATAAAACACATGCTGACTTTATG GTGGAGAACCTTCTGCTGCAAGTGCTTTCAGCAAATCTCATGGTTCAGCAGTCTGCTCGTGCCATT GAAATTTGCCTTGGAATCATTGGAAACCTTGCTTGCCATGAAGGTCCTATGAGACTTATAGTCAGTACAAATGGATTGATTGAATTGATTGTGAATCAATTATTTTTAGATGACACACAATGTCTATGTGAAGCATGCCG GTTGTTTAGTCTGGGTCTCCGGAGTAGTGAGAGTAGTACTTGGGCGGCAGCGATTCAGTCTGAACATGTTCTTTGCCGTATTTTATGGATTGCTGAAAATAGCTTAAATCTACAACTTGTAGAAAAG ACTGTTGAACTATTATTAGCCATCATTGAAAGTTCGCAAGAAGTCATGCAAATTCTTCTTCCACCTTTAATTAAGATGGGTTTACCAAGCGCATTGCTGAGTTTATTGGCTTGCGAGATCAGTCAGCTAATGAACGAGAAAGTTCTTGAAAG GTTGTCGATTCTTGATGTAACACTACGCGCAATTGAAGCTATATCTGTCATTGATGGACATTCTGAAGAGATCTCTTCAAGCAAGGAACTTTTTCAACTGGTTTGCCAATTAGTCAAAATTTCTGATAAAGCTGAG GTCGCAAACTCTTGCGTCACTGCTGCAGTTTTAATTGCAAATATTCTATCAGATGTACCTGATTTAGCATCAGAGATTTCAAATG ATTTGAACTTTTTACAGGGTTTGCTCGATATATTTCCTTTTGCTTCGGATGATTTAGAAGCACGAAGTGCACTTTGGAGCATCATGGCAGGGTTACTCCTCCAAGTTCAAGAAAGCGAGATGAGTTTGTCAGCTCTATGTGAATATGTTTCTGTTTTAGCAAGCAAATCTGATCTGATTGAAGATGATCTTCTTGACTACCAACTAGATGGCTCAAAATCTAATGCTAGAACTACAGCT CTTAGAAGGATGATCAACATCTTAAATCTGTGGACTGTATCAAAGGATGAGCCCAAAGAGAAC